gtaaaaaccgaaccgaaccgaaaatgatcacccctaaaTGGATTCACTAAGTCTTCAACTTTGCATGGTCCaacttaaataattttgatcTATTGTACTTATCAATTTTCTCCATGTCATCCAAACACGGTACCCTTCACAAATTGAGTCTTATTGATCATTCCTGAGCGTGGACACCGTTAGCTATAGTTACTCGTATTAATTATTTCTTGGCAATCCTAATACGAATATCATTAATCGAAGCTAATCTTATTAATCGTTCCCCACAGTTCTAACACGAATGTAATTAGCCGAggctaattttataatttattttccagcaAATCCTACCACGGATGTCACTAGTCAAAATTAATCTCATAATTCATTTCTCAACGCTTCTATCACGGATGTCATTAGTCGAGGCTAATCTCATAATTACTTTCCTAGCAAATCCTACCATGAATGCTTTTAGCCAAAGTTAATCTCATAAATATAACAGACTTTTCCTcctaaagaattaaattacatCAATGTAAAGGGAAGGGAAAACCACACACCTGCTCTGCCTGTCTCATGACTTCTTCCAACAGAAAATCCAATCATGATCGCTCCTCCTAAATCATAAGAAAATCTTTGGTCATGTTTCCTTCAATGTTTTTAAACCCGGCCCGGGTCACTTGTTTTGCCTAGGTCACCGGGTTAAccctaactttttttatatatatataaatcaaaataatatcattttgataaaaaaaaaaataatcaataggTTACAATCAGGTTTTGTCGGGTCAGCCAAGTCACCCCGGGTTGTGActtcccctgttttttcttaaacccgATCTAGTTCCAACCCCGAGTTCTAGGTCAACCCGTCAGGCCgagccgggtttcaaaactttgGTTTTCTTCAAACCAAATGTTATATTAACTCTATACTCGGTCATTATACATATTGTACTTTCCATACATGTTCATTTTCTCATCAtatcatatacatacatatgaAGTATAATTGGCTTGGATTTGTAGTAAATCCTGTGAAATTTTTGCTACAATATCCTCATCATTCTCTCttccccccttttcttttcttaaaacctCTCGTCCCGCATCATCATGTATGGTTGTGACATAGAAACCCATGCTGCAAGCTTGACATATTGTTCTGCTGCATCGTTGGTATAGAACCTTGCACATTCAATGATTGCAACTGGGGATTTAGTTGATTTTCATGGGACTGCAATTGACGAACTGGAGGCTGGGGAAGTTGTCCTAGCTGTAGATTAGGAATTGGCCTCCTGAATCTGCTTGGGTTTAGAAAACTTACAATCTGCTTCTCATAGGAACCCAATTTCTCCTTGAAACTAGGTGTGATGTTGTTTTTAGAGACCTGTAAGAATGTTATCAAGCGCTCCAACATGGCCTTGAATACCTGTAGCTTTTCAAGCTGTTCTGACTTCGGTTGTTGCGGATGAGAGTCATGCTGGAAAGCAAAGTTAACATACACGAGAACTAAAAATTGCATGATACAGTGACAAAacattagtgaaaaaaaatgtttctattCCAATTCTTCTGTGTCGATACATGGTTGTGGGGGAGGATGGGGGGAGGGGTAGGTGATTAGTGCAGATGATACAGTGACAGGCAATGCTGATGAGGTAAACAAATTAATACAAAAGCTCAACGTGGGGAAATTGCAGATAATCATGCGTGGACAGATAATCCGGAAGAAATTGCGGAGACAATTTACCTGCTGTAACTTGGCAGCAATTCTCTGGtacatttcatttatttcagGGAAATAAGTCTCCTTCATCACTTTGATCTAGGAAGTACAAATAACCAGCAAAACATTGTCGGTCATATGCTTGATTTCTTCAAGTGCCAGTCAGAAAGAAAGTAACACAAACAAACTAAAgggaattgataaaaaaacaaaaaaggcagAGGACAACAtaaattagtt
This region of Populus alba chromosome 3, ASM523922v2, whole genome shotgun sequence genomic DNA includes:
- the LOC140955414 gene encoding mediator of RNA polymerase II transcription subunit 15a-like; this translates as MKETYFPEINEMYQRIAAKLQQHDSHPQQPKSEQLEKLQVFKAMLERLITFLQVSKNNITPSFKEKLGSYEKQIVSFLNPSRFRRPIPNLQLGQLPQPPVRQLQSHENQLNPQLQSLNVQGSIPTMQQNNMSSLQHGFLCHNHT